Within the bacterium genome, the region AGAGGGTAATGAGTGCAACCAAGTATGAGTGTATCTATTTGTGCTTTTTTAAAAGGCGCAACATATTCTTTAAGAATAATTTGCGTAGCCTCTTTGTTAATCCAGCCTTCTTCGACAAGCGGAACCAAAAGAGGGGCGGCAACTGTAGTTATAGATATTTTAGGATTTATCTTTTGTATAAAAGATTGGTAGCTTCCGCTTTCAATGGTTGTTTTTGTGCCGATGACTCCAATCTTCTGGTTTTTTGTCGTTGTTACGGCTTTTTGCGCCGAGGGTTCTATAACACCGATCACGGGTATGTCCAGTTTTATCTTTAAATCAGAAAGGGCGGCCGAAGAAGCGGTATGACAAGCTATGACTAAAGATTTTATCTTAAAACCTACTAAAAATTTTGCTATTTGCAGGGAAAAATTTTGGACAACCTTCGGGGACTTAGTTCCATAAGGAAGATGCGCAGTATCACCGAAATATATTAATTGCTCATTTGGAAGAATACGCTTTATACTTTTTAAAAGAGTTAGACCACCAACGCCGGAATCAAACATGCCTATTGGGCTGTTCGGATTTCGGATTAGAGGCGTTGTTTTCATGTCTATAATTGTTTTGTAAAACTGGCGCTTATGTCAAAATCTTTCGCGTTATGTAACGCGAAGAAATAAATTTGGTGGAGGTGACGGGAATCGAACCCGTGTCCATAAAGAAGCTCCTAAAAGGCGACTACATGCTTGTTCCTTATTTTAGTTTAATTTCTTTTCTCTCTTAAGGACAAGATAAAAAAGAAACGAGTCTGCTTGATTTTTCCTCTCGTCCTTCAGACCTAAAACGAAAGGTAAGCCCATTTTCTTGCATCCTTAATGCCCAATAGGCGAAAGCGTATAAGGATGTCAGCCGCCTTAAGCGGCGAAAGCTACAGCTTCTTCAGCTTTTGTGTTTTGTCGGGTGTTTTTACGAGGCCTCCCGACGACCTCGGCATGCTCCCTTTAGCTACTTGCTCCATGTCGATGCCTTGGCACCCCCATGTAATACTCGTTTAACGTTGAACGGTTACGATGCCCGTTTCGTTTTTCGGCATTGTCCCCATGTTATGATTTCGTAGAAATCAATGGGGATTACGTTAATCGTCTTTTTTTGCGTTACCCTAACCCTGACCGATACGGGTTTCGTTACCGTTACCCATTAACTATTATCTTTTACTGCTTTTCTTATTTCTTTTTCTACGTCGCGTTTTTTTAAATCGGCGCGTTTATCAAAAAGCTTTTTAGCTTTTGCAAGCCCAAGCTCCATCTTCGCCCAACCCCGACTACTAAAATAAAGTTTAAGAGGTATTAACGTCAATCCTTTAAGAGAGAGTTTTCCCGAAAGTTTCTTTATCTCGTTTTTATTTAAAAGAAGTTTTCTTTTTCTGGTCGGAGATGTATTAAATATCCCACCCTCTTCGTAGGGTGTAATGTGCATATTGTAGAGAAAAACCTCTCCGGCTTCAACTCGTGCGAAAGAATCAACTATACTTACATTGCCTTCCCGTAGAGATTTAACCTCGGTTCCCTTAAGCGCAAGCCCGGCTTCAAATTTATCCGTAATATGATATTCAAAGAAAGCCCGCTTGTTTTTAATGATTTTTCCTGCCATGGTGGGATTGTAGCGAAACAGAGGAGTAAAGGTCAATCAATTAAAAATTCGAAATCCTAAACCCGAAGCACGAAACAAATTCAAAATTCTAATTTTATAATTTCCTAAACTTACTATTTTGGTCATTTGAGATTCTGTCATTAAATATTGTTTCGAATTTCACCTCTGGAATTTCAGAGAAATTCCGAGGACTCAGTCACGGAAATCTTTCAGATTTCTCGGGGGATATTCGAGTTTCGGATTTTATTGTCATCTATTTTTCTTCAAACACTTCCGCATCAAATATATGGATATTTGTATCTTTATCTTTCCACGCATCAGATGAAAGTCCGGCTTTGTGAGAGCAGAGGTTTGATAGGAATTCTTCCTTGCTCCAGCCGGTTTCCGTGGCAACCTGCGGCAGAAACAAGCCTTGATTAAAACCTTTCCGAACAATCACGCCATGCTTACCAAGTTCAAATTCCTTAATATCTTTTATTAATTTAGGAATAGAAAGAACAGATATTTCTATTTTTATGTCTTTGAGTTCATCCGTGGTAACAGGGGGGAATCTGGGGTCTTGAGTGCTTGAGGCAATAGCCATATCCCTCACCGTCTTGTAAAGCGGCTCGTTGCTTATAATATGCCCGATACAACCCCTAAGAGATTCGTCTTCGTCACGAGATTTACTCTTTGCATTTCTTAAAGTTACAAAAGCGCCACAAGTTTCCGAAAGTTCAGGGTCATCTTCGCTGAATTCAGCCACCCTTCGTTCTTTTATATATGTCTCTATCGTCTGCCGCGCTATTTTTAATAATTTCTTCTTTTGTTCTTCGTTAAGCATGAGCTCTTCTTTCCTAAAACACAACCCATGTCGTCGGAGTCATGGCAGGATAGGCAACTATTTTAATGCTGGAAAAAACTCTCTATTGCTTGCAAGGTTTTATCTGGCGTTAATAAATCTTGTGGTTCAGAGCCAACGACACTGGGTATATATTTAGGGCTTTTTAATTCAGAAATAATATTAGCTTTTTTATTGCCTTTGCCAGAATGATGGTGGATTTGACCTGTAATGACAAGATGAAACTTGCTCTGTCCTTTTATGAGTGAACGCAATACATCGCTGCTTTGGAGTTTTATATTATTGAAAAACTTAATATCCCAATTATTTGTTCCCACCCCATTTTTAGTAAAATATTTTTGTAGCTCTTGTATTATAAGCACTTCATCAGAAACCTCTCCTAGTACACATATATTGAAGGGTGTTTGAATTTTAATTTTCTCTCGTTTTTCTTTTTCTGGCTTTATCTGACTTAACGATTTTGAAAGCACTTTAATGTTTTCCTGTGCATCATTCAATTGCATTTGTAGCAGTTCATTTTTTAGCTTTGTGTCTTTATGTTCATCAATCGTTTTTTCTAATTCCTTTTCAACCTCATGCAACCACTCCTTTTCTTTGGTAGTTATTTCGTTTTTATCTTTATTATTTATTATAACTTGTTGACTCTTGATGTAACGAAGCAATCCTGCCTCAAAAAGGGATTTGAATTTATCTAAGTCTTGACTCTGTAATTGCTGGAAGAAATTATCATAATCATTCGGCGAAAGGATATAAAAACGAAGTTTCTCTTTGTGTTTATACTTGGCGAGATAATCTTGACTTGCACGAAGTTTCAAAGCGTTTTCCGCTGTCTTGAAACCATTATCGTCTTTTATTTCAACAATGAGAGTTTCTTTTTTTGTTTTTAAAATGAAATCGGGGTAGAAGGAATAGTAGTGACCGTTTGCTTTTTTGTATGCAATGCTGAAATATTTGCTCTCGCCATAAGAATTTTTAAACCACCATTGCAATTCATCATCGGTTTTTTCCAGTCCTTCAATAAATATTCTTTCAGGTTTTGAAAGTTCTATCTTGCCGATTTTGTTTTTCTTAACGAAAAGCTTTTTTTCATCTTCGGATTTAATGATAGACTTATCTGATTTTTTTATTTCAGCATAATCCGAGAAAATACTCATGCTTTCGGGCGCTTCCCAATCTTTGTTTACAACTATTTCTTCGCTTTTAGTCGGAAGTTGTTTATATTTTTCTTTTGCCACTTCTAACAGTTGTTTAAATTTGGGCTTATAGTGTCGCTGCATTACAATTATTGAAACCTGGTCTTCATCGCCGATTCCGAAAACTTCTTTGAACCATGAGCGAAGAGAAGATTTAATGATTTGAGATGAACGGGATTTTGCATAAGGTGAAGTCATTTCACCGCAAAGGGTAGTGTAGCTGTCGGTTACTTCACGAATGTCTTTTTTTATTTGAATTTGTTTTTCAAATTCTATTTTCTGGTCAAGATCAATCGTTGCGGCTTTACCTGCTACGCCAAAAGATTTTTGAATACTTTTTACGTTGGAATTTATTTCATCTTTCGTTTTCAGTTCTTCCGCCGCTTCAAACAGACATTTCTTGAAATCACCTGAAAGCCGAGTAAGTTCTCTTTTCCTGCGGATAAATTCAGAATGAATTTTGACTGGCTTTAAATATCGGCCCTCATCTCTTTTCATTTGCCGAGAACTTGCATAATCACCTGCCAATTCCTGAACAATTTCAAAATTATCAGAAGCAGAAAAAACATAACCTATATTCAACTCTGGTTTTTCATCATAATGTTTTTGTTCAGGCATTCGCATAATACGACCAAGGGTTTGAATGTTAAATACATACCGGTTCTGTTTCCATTCACGCTGTAAAAAAAGAATGGATGCGCGGGGGCAATCCCAGCCTAACGCTATGGCTTCTTTGAAAATGAGAACATCCACTGTGCTATCATTCGGTTTAACTTTTTCATCAAGTTCTTTTATATCGTCACCTGAAAGGCGAGTTACTAATTTGCCATTAGATTGCGTGATGTTGTGTTCTGCTAAAAGCCCAATAATATAATCTTCTGGTGCTGTTGAATCGGTTACTTTCCTATTTGGGATTTGGATGAGTATGAGCGGATTGATGTTTACCCCCATGTTCTCATAAGCGGCTTTCAGTTGCTTGCGTTTTTCAAGAGCAACTTCCAAAAGCTCTTTGTTCTCTTTTATGTGTTGCGAATTGGGGTTGATTTGAACTTCACGTTTAATCATTTCTTGATCAATAACTATTTGTAGTGGGATTTCTATCTGGGTTCCAAAACTTTTTAAGGGGGTTGCTGTCATTTCAAGGATTAGTTTAGGCCCGATTTCCTTAATTACATCTTGTGCTTTTTCAGCTTTAGCCGTTCGATGGCTTTCGTCAATGATTAAAATAATTTCTCTGCCTTCTTCTTTAGTGTTGGCGACCATACTTTGTAAATTCCAGTCGCTTTCGTTATCCATTCGGAAAACATTATTATCCTTAATCAAACTATCCCAATTGAAAAAGACGATTTCGTTTTGTTCTATTGTCTTATTTTGAATTTCATCAATGCCGATACAATCCAGTAACCGTTCATCTTCCAGATATCTTAAAAGATTTTGACGGCTTTGCTCGTGCAGTGAATTAACGGATATCCAAATAAATGAATAAGGGTCTTGGCTTTGCTTGGCGATCTTCGTTAATGCCTGCGAAATCATATAAGTTTTGCCTGAACCTGTTGGCGCTTTAAAAACAATAGTGCTTTGCTCGCGATATTTATCATTGAGAAATTTCAATGCGGTCTCTGCAACTTCGTTGATATAGGTTTGTTGGAATTCTATCTGTTTCATTTTCTTCTCAGTTTAGCATTCTTGCGATATACATTTAAAATCGCTTCGGGTATTGGCTTTACAGTAAAACTAATAGTTAAATCCTCAAAATCTTCTACGTTATACTCATGGTCGTAACTGAAAACATAAATTACTGTCTTGTCTTTTGGCTTTAATGCTTCCAATTCTTTTTTGCATTTCTCTATGGCATCCTCATCATAAATAATGGCCGTCAATTGTTTTGGGTTTAGGTAAATGGCATATTCCATTTTTCTTTTGGATTGCCTTATCAATTCAAACGTGTTTTCCGCAAGGCAAAGCAATTCGGTGCTGCGACTTACTAAAACTCGTTTGTCGTTGTCTGTGAGTATCTGTGGAACAAACTCTGTTTTAAAATATTTAAGGTTTGCAAAAATGGACTTATTGCCATTATATCCTTTGATAACTTTTTTAATCCTTGGATAAGTTACGGATGAACATATTCCATATAAATCGCACCATTCTTTCCACTCTTTCCTTTTTTCTTTTTTCCAGTCTGTAAATTCTTTAGCACCGATGTTATATTTGTTTTTAAATTCAATCTCTTTTGCTTCACCCACTTCATTGTTTGTGCAAAGAATGAAGTGTCGTTTGCCTCCATCTTTGTCGTTGAGTTCTAAAATTGCATGTCCTGTTGTTCCAGAACCTGCAAAGAAATCTACAACAAGGGAGTTTTTATTTGTTGTTAATTCCAAAATGTCCCGGACGGCATAAAGTGATTTCGGATAGTTGAAAGTATTTTCTCTGCCTAAAATTTTTTGAAGTAGCATAATACCATTACTTGAAGCATCATACTTTGGGTTATACCAAACTGTTTTTGGCTTTTTCCCTGTTGTTTCACGCAATCTTCTTTTTTTAAAGATTTTGTTCTCACCTTTTACCCTCTTAACGAATAATTCGGTTTCG harbors:
- a CDS encoding glutamate racemase, producing MFDSGVGGLTLLKSIKRILPNEQLIYFGDTAHLPYGTKSPKVVQNFSLQIAKFLVGFKIKSLVIACHTASSAALSDLKIKLDIPVIGVIEPSAQKAVTTTKNQKIGVIGTKTTIESGSYQSFIQKINPKISITTVAAPLLVPLVEEGWINKEATQIILKEYVAPFKKAQIDTLILGCTHYPLIKQLFRRELGPKVFLIDASIETALYLKKLLNQKSLINNGISTPDYRFYVSDDPNKFSRLARTFLGEKIKAVKPVDLENWSY
- the smpB gene encoding SsrA-binding protein SmpB; its protein translation is MAGKIIKNKRAFFEYHITDKFEAGLALKGTEVKSLREGNVSIVDSFARVEAGEVFLYNMHITPYEEGGIFNTSPTRKRKLLLNKNEIKKLSGKLSLKGLTLIPLKLYFSSRGWAKMELGLAKAKKLFDKRADLKKRDVEKEIRKAVKDNS
- the amrA gene encoding AmmeMemoRadiSam system protein A, whose translation is MLNEEQKKKLLKIARQTIETYIKERRVAEFSEDDPELSETCGAFVTLRNAKSKSRDEDESLRGCIGHIISNEPLYKTVRDMAIASSTQDPRFPPVTTDELKDIKIEISVLSIPKLIKDIKEFELGKHGVIVRKGFNQGLFLPQVATETGWSKEEFLSNLCSHKAGLSSDAWKDKDTNIHIFDAEVFEEK
- a CDS encoding DEAD/DEAH box helicase family protein, which codes for MKQIEFQQTYINEVAETALKFLNDKYREQSTIVFKAPTGSGKTYMISQALTKIAKQSQDPYSFIWISVNSLHEQSRQNLLRYLEDERLLDCIGIDEIQNKTIEQNEIVFFNWDSLIKDNNVFRMDNESDWNLQSMVANTKEEGREIILIIDESHRTAKAEKAQDVIKEIGPKLILEMTATPLKSFGTQIEIPLQIVIDQEMIKREVQINPNSQHIKENKELLEVALEKRKQLKAAYENMGVNINPLILIQIPNRKVTDSTAPEDYIIGLLAEHNITQSNGKLVTRLSGDDIKELDEKVKPNDSTVDVLIFKEAIALGWDCPRASILFLQREWKQNRYVFNIQTLGRIMRMPEQKHYDEKPELNIGYVFSASDNFEIVQELAGDYASSRQMKRDEGRYLKPVKIHSEFIRRKRELTRLSGDFKKCLFEAAEELKTKDEINSNVKSIQKSFGVAGKAATIDLDQKIEFEKQIQIKKDIREVTDSYTTLCGEMTSPYAKSRSSQIIKSSLRSWFKEVFGIGDEDQVSIIVMQRHYKPKFKQLLEVAKEKYKQLPTKSEEIVVNKDWEAPESMSIFSDYAEIKKSDKSIIKSEDEKKLFVKKNKIGKIELSKPERIFIEGLEKTDDELQWWFKNSYGESKYFSIAYKKANGHYYSFYPDFILKTKKETLIVEIKDDNGFKTAENALKLRASQDYLAKYKHKEKLRFYILSPNDYDNFFQQLQSQDLDKFKSLFEAGLLRYIKSQQVIINNKDKNEITTKEKEWLHEVEKELEKTIDEHKDTKLKNELLQMQLNDAQENIKVLSKSLSQIKPEKEKREKIKIQTPFNICVLGEVSDEVLIIQELQKYFTKNGVGTNNWDIKFFNNIKLQSSDVLRSLIKGQSKFHLVITGQIHHHSGKGNKKANIISELKSPKYIPSVVGSEPQDLLTPDKTLQAIESFFQH
- a CDS encoding site-specific DNA-methyltransferase, translating into MAKNRYNNYSKEQLLEKIKQLEKHRYGLMWENKQEEVAEQCDQELPVLHEDTSREIKSKAGLPQNILIEGDNYHALYTLNFTHKRKVDVIYIDPPYNTGNKSWRYNNNYVDKEDRYRHSKFLSFISKRLRLAKQLLKDSGILICAIDDYEVAAVKLLLDDIFNELNRLGTLVVVHNPRGRNDDKFFASQHEYLLIYAKNSDKAHVGHFTLTEEDKDQYKQFDDISAFSKTSFIRTGNNSKRTERPNLYYPIYYHEKKNKLSLEKHDGWEKLLPLNTNGEEKTWRWEKKTFSELHETELFVKRVKGENKIFKKRRLRETTGKKPKTVWYNPKYDASSNGIMLLQKILGRENTFNYPKSLYAVRDILELTTNKNSLVVDFFAGSGTTGHAILELNDKDGGKRHFILCTNNEVGEAKEIEFKNKYNIGAKEFTDWKKEKRKEWKEWCDLYGICSSVTYPRIKKVIKGYNGNKSIFANLKYFKTEFVPQILTDNDKRVLVSRSTELLCLAENTFELIRQSKRKMEYAIYLNPKQLTAIIYDEDAIEKCKKELEALKPKDKTVIYVFSYDHEYNVEDFEDLTISFTVKPIPEAILNVYRKNAKLRRK